Proteins encoded within one genomic window of Diceros bicornis minor isolate mBicDic1 chromosome X, mDicBic1.mat.cur, whole genome shotgun sequence:
- the USP27X gene encoding ubiquitin carboxyl-terminal hydrolase 27 — MKGVRAAIGAENWKRLKETGATAGGFPGASPASAAASFSESPFWVQLPQPPRSLRPGGGHPRSAWPPRRHAQWPPEPCEQGEEPPPVEAEEVEEAETAETAEKGERKVEAKVEGKVEAAGKVDAAEKVEAAGKVDATGKVETAEGPGRRVELKLEPEPEPVREAEQELQGEPKQELEDENPARSGGGGSSDEVPTPTLPSDPPRPPDPSPRRSRAPRRRPRPRPQTRLRTPPQPRPRPPPRPRPRRGPGGGCLDVDFTVGPPGCSHVNSFKVGENWRQELRVIYQCFVWCGTPETRKSKAKSCICHVCGTHLNRLHSCLSCVFFGCFTEKHIHEHAETKQHNLAVDLYYGGIYCFMCKDYVYDKDIEQIAKEEQGEALKLQASTSTEVSHQQCSMSGLGEKYPTWETTKPELELLGHNPRRRRITSSFTIGLRGLINLGNTCFMNCIVQALTHTPILRDFFLSDRHRCEMPSPELCLVCEMASLFRELYSGNPSPHVPYKLLHLVWIHARHLAGYRQQDAHEFLIAALDVLHRHCKGDDAGKAANNPNHCNCIIDQIFTGGLQSDVTCQACHGVSTTIDPCWDISLDLPGSCTSFWPMSPGRESSVNGESHIPGITTLTDCLRRFTRPEHLGSSAKIKCGSCQSYQESTKQLTMNKLPVVACFHFKRFEHSAKQRRKITTYISFPLELDMTPFMASSKESRMNGQLQLPTNSGNDENKYSLFAVVNHQGTLESGHYTSFIRHHKDQWFKCDDAVITKASIKDVLDSEGYLLFYHKQVLEHESEKVKEMNTQAY; from the exons aTGAAGGGGGTCAGAGCAGCGATTGGAGCTGAGAACTGGAAGCGCCTTAAAGAGACT GGGGCTACGGCGGGAGGATTCCCGGGGGCGTCGCCTGCTTCCGCCGCCGCCTCCTTCAGTGAAAGTCCCTTCTGGGTCCAGCTGCCACAGCCACCGCGCTCCCTCAGGCCGGGCGGGGGACACCCCAGGTCTGCGTGGCCCCCGCGGCGCCACGCCCAGTGGCCGCCCGAGCCCTGCGAGCAGGGGGAGGAGCCGCCGCCAGTGGAGgcggaggaggtagaggaggcgGAGACGGCGGAGACGGCGGAGAAGGGGGAGAGGAAGGTGGAGGCGAAGGTGGAAGGGAAGGTGGAGGCGGCGGGGAAGGTGGACGCCGCCGAGAAGGTGGAGGCGGCGGGGAAGGTGGACGCCACCGGGAAGGTGGAGACGGCGGAGGGTCCGGGCCGCCGTGTTGAGCTCAAGCTGGAGCCCGAACCCGAGCCGGTACGGGAGGCGGAGCAGGAGCTGCAGGGGGAGccgaagcaggagctggaggatGAGAACCCAGCGCGGAGCGGCGGTGGCGGCAGCAGCGACGAGGTTCCAACCCCCACCCTCCCCTCCGACCCCCCGCGGCCCCCCGATCCCTCTCCGCGGCGCAGTCGTGCCCCCCGCCGCCGACCTCGGCCGCGACCGCAGACACGGCTCCGTACCCCGCCACAGCCTAGGCCAcggcccccgccccggccccggccccggcgcgGCCCTGGGGGCGGATGCCTGGATGTGGATTTCACTGTGGGTCCACCAGGCTGTTCCCACGTGAACAGCTTTAAGGTGGGAGAGAACTGGAGGCAGGAACTGCGGGTGATCTACCAGTGCTTCGTGTGGTGTGGAACCCCAGAGACCAGGAAAAGCAAGGCAAAGTCGTGCATCTGCCATGTGTGCGGCACCCATTTGAACAGACTCCACTCTTGCCTTTCCTGTGTCTTCTTTGGCTGCTTCACAGAGAAACACATTCATGAACACGCTGAGACAAAACAACACAACTTAGCCGTAGACCTTTATTATGGAGGTATATACTGCTTTATGTGTAAGGATTATGTATATGACAAAGATATTGAACAAATTGCCAAAGAAGAGCAAGGAGAAGCTTTGAAATTACAAGCCTCCACCTCAACCGAGGTTTCTCACCAGCAGTGTTCAATGTCAGGCCTTGGTGAGAAATATCCAACCTGGGAGACAACCAAACCCGAGTTAGAACTGCTGGGACACAacccaagaagaagaagaatcacCTCCAGCTTTACCATCGGTTTAAGAGGACTAATCAATCTTGGCAACACGTGCTTTATGAACTGCATCGTCCAGGCCCTTACCCACACTCCGATACTGAgagatttctttctctctgacaGGCACAGATGTGAAATGCCAAGTCCCGAGTTGTGTCTGGTCTGTGAGATGGCTTCACTTTTTCGGGAGTTGTATTCTGGAAACCCATCTCCTCACGTTCCCTATAAATTACTGCACCTAGTATGGATCCATGCACGTCATTTAGCAGGGTACAGGCAACAGGATGCCCATGAGTTCCTCATTGCAGCGTTAGATGTCCTGCACAGGCACTGCAAAGGTGATGATGCTGGGAAGGCGGCCAACAATCCCAACCACTGTAATTGCATCATAGACCAAATCTTCACAGGTGGCCTGCAGTCTGATGTCACCTGTCAAGCCTGCCATGGTGTCTCCACCACGATAGACCCATGCTGGGACATCAGTTTGGACTTGCCTGGCTCTTGCACCTCCTTCTGGCCCATGAGCCCAGGGAGGGAGAGCAGTGTGAATGGGGAAAGCCACATACCAGGAATCACCACCCTCACGGACTGCTTGCGAAGGTTTACGAGGCCAGAGCACTTAGGAAGCAGTGCCAAAATCAAATGCGGTAGTTGCCAGAGCTACCAGGAATCCACCAAACAGCTCACAATGAATAAATTACCTGTTGTTGCGTGTTTTCATTTCAAACGGTTTGAACACTCCGCCAAACAGAGGCGCAAGATCACTACATACATATCCTTTCCTCTGGAGCTGGATATGACACCATTTATGGCCTCAAGTAAAGAGAGCAGGATGAATGGACAGTTGCAGCTGCCAACCAATAGTGGAAACGACGAGAATAAGTATTCCTTGTTTGCTGTGGTTAATCACCAAGGAACCTTGGAGAGTGGCCACTATACCAGCTTCATCCGGCACCACAAGGACCAGTGGTTCAAGTGTGATGATGCTGTCATCACCAAGGCCAGTATTAAGGACGTTCTGGACAGTGAAGGGTATTTACTGTTCTATCACAAACAAGTCCTGGAACATGAGtcagaaaaagtgaaagaaatgaaTACGCAAGCCTATTGA